In the Zingiber officinale cultivar Zhangliang chromosome 5A, Zo_v1.1, whole genome shotgun sequence genome, ACTTCTTCACAATTTAGAAAGGTATAAATTGATAAATAAAAAAGAGGGATAGAGATTTACATGTAGAGAAAtgtattaaaattataaaaataaattttatatttaatctttttaATGTGACCggaatattttagaaataaaaattgaaatttaTAGTTGAGGGATAGAATAAGAAAGTCATCCAAATTAGTACATCTTTCATCATTCTAAAATAAGGTGCctgatttgagatttttttttaaatttgtgcgTGTCTTTTCgtaaatttccaaaaataatcTGTCTGTTTTATCTTGTGTTGAAATTAGATTcttcgaattttttttttttaaaaaaaaaaactaacactTCGGCGTGGTTTGCACGCGGTGATGGAATCGAACGACTGTAAGCGTCGCGTTTAAACGAAGCAGAGGGTAGACATAAAAGGAAGGGAAACGTTCTAGACTTTAGGGTTCGCCGCGCCATCGGAATATATACGCCCCCTCGCCCTGTCAACTGCGCTTCGTCCTCGATCCTCGTCTCGTTGCGTCCTCTCACAGCGATCTGATGGTGGGGCTCTGCATCCGCTTGCTGATGTTTTGGGAGGCTGTTTTGGGGGCTTTCCAGTATATGGCTCGTTTGCGTTGTCTTGTCTCTTACTCGGTGCTTTCTGGCTTTCATTGCAGGCGTTGCCGAATCAGCAGACCGTCGATTACCCGAGCTTTAAACTCGTTCTCGTGGGTGATGGAGGAACTGGTGCGTTCCGCTTcgttctctcttttttttttcccacGCTTTCTTTTCTCCATTTTAATCTTGGTAGTCCCGATCTTATTGCTTCTATTGGTGGTTGTACTGTACATGTGGGAATTATTCTGTTTTTGCCGTTCCTTGTTGATTGATTGCTTTATTGTCTGTTACAATGCTcctgattttgttttttttgacGTTTTGCTGAGATGGTGGACATGTAACTAACAAAAGATCATTGTTTGTTTTCTAGGTTTCTTCGCATGTGTGTGTTTATATCTCAATCTTTTATCCTAAATAATGCTTTTGTTGTCGAGTGTCAATTCAGTTCATATTCTTGACTTATAAATCGCTCAGAAGAGATGAACTTGGATTCTTTAAGCAAAAATACAATTTCTTAATGCCTTTGAGTCCCTACTTTTGTAATTTAATAGTGGAACCTAAAATTTGCTCTCTTGTCATTCGGACAAAGTTGCGCCATTTTCCCCTAACAATCCTCCATCTCTTATGCTATGGTGCAGGGAAAACTACCTTTGTGAAGAGGCACCTTACTGGTGAATTTGAGAAGAAATATGAACGTAAGTGTTTTGAAAAACTGATACTTTAGAACTTAGTTTCTCCCTATTGCCGAATGTAAAATAGCGGCATTTGGATAATTGCAGCCACTATTGGAGTTGAGGTTCATCCATTGGATTTCTTCACAAACTGTGGGAAGATACGGTTTTATTGCTGGGATACAGCTGGGCAAGAGAAGTTTGGTGGTCTTAGGGATGGATATTAGTAAGCTAttgtttgttctttttttttagtTTCAGCATTTAGTTCCATTTTATTCAATGGAATTCATATGAAAGTACTTGCCTTCCTTGTTTGCCTGCTAATAGAAACTGTCATATTACTTTATTGTCAGTAAACTTTTGGGGTGATAGTAAATAGTGAACTAACTCAACTATGCCTAATGTTGGTTGACAGCATCCATGGCCAGTGTGCCATCCTCATGTTTGATGTCACTGCCAGGTTAACATACAAAAATGTTCCAACTTGGCATCGTGATCTGTGCAGGTAATCTGGCAAGATTTTCCCACCAACTGTGCTATTTTTCCCTTTTCAATTTCAGACCTTCAATTGCCCCATCTGTTTTGTTTCCAGGGTCTGTGAAAACATTCCAATTGTTCTCTGCGGAAACAAGGTTGATGTGAAGAGCAGGCAGGTCAAGGCAAAGCAAGTTACGTTCCACAGAAAGAAGAACCTGCAATACTATGAGATTTCTGCAAAGAGCAATTACAACTTTGAGAAGCCCTTCCTTTATCTTGCTCGGAAACTGGCAGGGTAAGATGAACACAAATTgtagatttaaaaatattattgctTTTTGTCTTTACAAGGTAAATTTATTAACTGCGATCTCAGGGATCCCAATCTTCACTTTGTTGAATCACCTGCTCTGGCACCTCCTGAAGTCCATATTGATCTGATTTCACAGCAACAGTAAGCTAATCTTAACACTCTAGCTCACCTGCCTTGAGTGCCATCTACAATCACATGACTTGGCAATTTTCACTTTTCAGGCACGAAGCAGAGTTGGCTCAAGCTGCTGCTCAACCCCTTCCAGATGACGATGATGATGTTTTTGACTAAACTGTCGTTCGTTCAAGTCTAAATTCTGCAAGATGTTGAAAAGTGTCACGTTTCATTTTGCATCTCTGCCTTGTGTCTTTGAACAACTTCAGTTGTTTGATATGTCTTCTAGATGAGATTATGATATCTTTCCAGAAATTAATTTCGTTTGCCCAGTTTATGTATTTTGTCTGTGTATCAAATATGTTTGTTTCTGTCTAAGATTGTGGTCTGGTgaatttagcaaaaaaaaaaaaaaaaaaatttgtcgtGGGGAAGATGGCAGGGTAAGCGGTGGCGAGGAGGAGCCACAAGCTTGGCGCAGTCTAGTGGCTGAGTTGTTGAAATTGGATGATCGAGCTGTTGGAGTCGAATAATCGAGCTGTTGGAGTTGAATGATTAAGCTGTTGGAGTTCAGTGTTGGCTATGTTTCTACCTTACACCTGGCTTGACTTCTATCCACCTACTTGACTCTTGACTTGATCTTGCTCGTGTATCTTTCACATCACGTTTCTGTGTTTCTCGTATCACAAATCTCCCCTCGAGTGTGGTTGAAGAAGTTCTGAGTCCAATTGACTGGACTGTAGACTTTGTGGCCAGACTCTCGCATAGCATTTGGGACTACAGTCGCTCCCAAGTTTTACTGCCTTACCCTCTATACGCCTCGGTAACATGCAATTTGTGCAAATGTGGGAGATAAATGTCACGGCGTATTAGAGTCGTGATTGGCTAGTCCCATCCATCATTAATACGAGTCAGTCTAAGGTTGACATGTGGCATGTCATGCCGAAGAATCAACTTGAGGTAACTGTTAAGATTCTGTGAATTTGAGTGTCTGATGATCCGACATAGTAGCCCGTCACTTTCCCTTCAACATCCAATGGCTAAGATTTTCATGCTTAGGCTTTATTAGGTTTTAGTGAGGGGCAGGGGGGGACGtagtcaaaatttttaattaggaggaataatttttaaaaattcataaaatgaAGAAggaataatttataatttttagaagatcattgtttttaagaaaaataaataagataaaatagagaggaagaagtaaaaaaaagaGAATTTTACTTTCTTCATTAGCAATCTTGACTAGAAGAGGGCAAGGTAAGACAAGATATGACTATTTTGATGTgccaataaaatcttaaaaaataccagaagaggaagaagataggaGGGTTGATGGCTGCTTGATCTTGTTGCTAGAAGAGGGTAGAAACTGGTGTTGCATTTCTTACTTGCTGGAGaagggaaaggagaagaaaaaagctCTTGTGCTTTAGGAGAGGAGAGTAAAAAATTGTAGGTTTACTAATgttggagaagagaaggagaagaagcaaataaggaagaagaggaaaaaaataaaagagaggaatgGGCGAAGGGGTGGCATATGGTACGGTCGGAATGTAACATGCAtagggagaagagggagaagatcgggagagaaaaaaaaatgaaagtatcgtcaaaaaatatcttaattctttttaatCGTTCGAACTCatttaaacattaaatttggTTTGGTCATAACTCAACTTCAAATCAATTCCAATTTAAACCAACATAATACTTATCTCCATATCTACCAATTGAATTTAGTTCAAActcgattcaattttaatttagcttctTTACTTTGTGCCCTACGATTTAGTTcattcatttattattatatattttatttttaaaattcaatacttaatATTCCAAATCGTGATATTTCCTCATAGAAGTGGTACCAATGGATAACTTAGGTCATGAACTTTTCAAATATATGATCAATTTCAGTTTTCAACATtaaatggtatatatatatatatatatatatatatatatatatatatatataattttttaataaaatgtgaGAGGGAGCAGCCGCACCCACTCTCCTTAAGGTGGCTACACTCCTGGTGAGGGGAGAATGACATCACTTGTGTCATCGTCTTCTCCGAGTTCCGGCAGTGACGATTTTCTGTGGCCCCATgaatttcctttttcctgtaagCTCCTTCACCTTTCCTATGCCCCGACTCTTGCTATCTCTTTTGTCTTCATCCTCCTTAGTCTTCCATTGCACCTTTGGCAACCGAAAAGATTTTTACACTCTGGTACACCTCAATGACGTCCGATTTTAATAGAGGAGACTTGAACCAACCGCATTTGCAATACTAAATTTCTACTGACCATCGAATAATAATTCCAAATGCTCTTAACTGACCTCATCTTCCCTTACTGGTTTCGTCATCCTTTTTAAGGGTCAACTGTTAAATGATCTCCGATTTTCCATTCCAAGTTTCTTTGTCGAGGTATCTCAATTCAACAATTGGCCTCCAACTTTTTCCAAGTACTTCTACATTCCCCTTCAACAATTGACCTCCAACTTTTGCCAATTACTATGTGGAGTAGTCATCATTTTTTGCTTGTATCGAATCCCGCTCACACCCTGAGTCTTCGATCACTTTTTCTATCCAAAAAAGATGGATATCGGAGTCTTTTATTTTGTGAAGAGACCTTCCAACAACTTCTTAGACGAGATGTCGACTTCACACAAGGGATGGAAGTCTCATTACTTATTTATCCGACCTCCCACTCCATTCTCCCGACCGATCGGCTGACAAATGGAATTTTGCCCAAGCCGTAAAGTCTAGATCAACACAAGTCGGAGCCCACCTATCTCACAGCCGCAGACATTCTCTCCGGCCTTCAGTTTGACGTCAAACTTTTGCTCAAGGAGGGCCTTCTCTATTGCTTTACACTGAGCCTGACTGACACCGAGCTCCATGCTTCCTTTGGTAAGAATTTTCCACTTTTTGTCATATGTGATTGTTAACTAAAGATTTGCTTCTTTGTGCAGCTTGAACAACGTAGAGAGCTTCCCTCAATGAGTCTCTCAAATTGGCTAAGGCTAAGCTGGAGGAGGGTGGCGCTATGCTCCTTGGTTCCTCGGGTGAGGAGACTGTACCTACGAGAAGTTGTCACCACCCCACCTCACGAAGCCAACTACATCTGTCCCCTTCGAAGAGTCGAAGGAGCCTATATCTGGCCAAGGTGGTTTGGTAGGATCCCCTCCTTGAAAAAGGAAACAAATAAAGTTCTCCAGTTGGTTAATGCTCTAGCAAAGATACTTAGTTTATCTGCAAGACTAACTGAACTTGGGTGACTGGGTCGACCAATGGCCATGTAGCCAAGGCACTTGTCATTTTGATGAGCTCATTGACCTTCTGATTTTTGGCTTGAGGTATTTTCTGGATGATGATGTCATGGAATTAGGTTCTTAATTTTTCGAAAGCCGTGGCATAATCTCGGAGTCACTCATTCTTGGTCTCGAATGCTCCTTCGAGTTGTTGTGTTGCCAATTGAGAGCCAGAGTGAATGATAAATCGAGATACATCCATCTGTTTGGTGGCAAGGAACCTGGCTAATAATGTCTCATATTCGACTTCATTATTATAGTTTTGGAAGTTTAGCTGTATGATTATTTGCAAAATCACTTCTCGGGGTGAACTCAGTGACACCCCTACTCTGCTGTCTAGCTTCTTGGATGATCCATCTACAAAAATCTTCCAAGTCTCATTAAAATCTTGACCTAAGTCTCAATTAAGAAACCCTGATGGATGTTCTGAGCTGGTATTGGATATTGTATTTGCTGAGCTCTATTGTCCATTTGACAAGTCATCCCGAGACCTAGATATTAGTTAGTATACGCCCCAAAGTGTTGTTGGTTAACACACGGTCATAGTTTTCGAGTCATCGTCACTAGAGCCAAAGCCAACTTCTCCAAGGTAGTATATCTAGTCTCAACGTCTTTTAGAACATGAGCGGCGAAATAGATGGGGTACTAGGTGCCCCCTCCTATCGAAGTAAAACCGAGCTAGTCGCTCCTTCGGCTGCTACCAAATACAGTCAAAGCATTTCTCTTGTGACAGGCTTGGAAAGTAGAGGAAGCCTAGTTAAGCATGCCTTGAGCTCAATGACAACTTGTGCACACTTATCGTCCCATTCAAACCGAGCCGACTTCCGGAGAACCTTGGAAAAAGGCATATGCTTGATGACTGATCGAGATATGAATCAGAAGAATACAATGATTCATCCGACTAACCTCTAAGTCCCTCGAGATTTTTCAGAGAGGGCATATCCCACTGCCAAACCGAGATGGAACATGCTTACTAGACTGGATGCAATCTCTTCAAACTAATGCCTTTTATTTAGATAAATCGCTAGGATTTCTCTGGGTAGACTTCTTTTAGATAAACACAGTCTCTatcattcaatttttaaaatttgaatgaaatatttaataatatcaTTATCTAACCTATGAAGCATAATTCAAAGGCCTTTATTGATTTATGTAAAGGTTTGATCTCTTTTTTCTTCTACATTGAAAAAAAGACAACGACAAAATATACAAGGAACAGAACTTCAACTCTAATGAAGGATTATTATCACGTTTAGAACATCAATTACTGCACTGAAACAACTGCAAGGAAACTACCTTTCAGTCATTCCTCTAAAGGCACAGCAAAAAATAGAAAGACTCAATTTTAAAGCGACAATTGCCGAATccatctctcacactcaaagaaCATAATCTAAACACATTAATCCTTCAAGCGATCGCCTAAAGGTGGACATCCAGCAGCCAAAGGCAAAGCCAGGTTTTCAACAGTCCTGAATGTTCTTGGGACCATCTTGTCAACGTAAAGAGTACCATCTAAATGATTGCACTCATGTTGTAGAATGCGTGCCTGCCAACCTCTAGCATCGATCTTTATGGGCTGCCCTTGGCGATCAAGACCCGTAACTTCAACCTCAAGGTAGCGCTCAACCAATGCTCTGAATCCATCAATGCTGAAATAGAAGGGAATGATGATATTTTGATACATGCAGCAGAGAATTCTAAGTGATTAAAAACTAAAAGTACCGCTAGTGAAGAAGTTTTTGGTCTTGTATTAATCTGCAATTTTCTATTTCAAGTTAAACAAACTATTGTTTAAGGATCAATTTGATGACCAACCACCTTTTAACTAAAGACAGAGCTACTCATACCACACAAGATTTAAATGGATGTTTAACTCTACTCCTTGTTTATGCTTTTTTTTCTATTCAGATATATGTGCTCAGATGCATTTCAAAACCATAAGGTCCCAGACTACCTATTGGAAACCAAATGAACTTAACAAGCATCATAAATTGCCAAAAGATTATCTGAATTTGTTAGATAAACAAGAATATAAACCATGAAATTTCAGTGTCATCATTGAAGTGGATCAAAGAAAGATGAGCATCACCTTTTTCAGAAAGATGAGGGTGTGGCAGATTGGACAGTTAAGAGTTTGGCTGATTGGAGAGTTAAGAGAGATCCACAAGAATATATGTGCATTCTATATTCATATAGAAACAGATGTTGATATGGTCATACTATAGTGATAACAACTACAAAGTAATCAtcttttggtcaaaacccagcttATATTGGTGATCTCTGTCATTAATGGAATGTTTCATGTAAAGaatcatttttaattaaaataataaaaatattagtcACAAGGAACAATACTAAAAAGGCATTTGTTAGCTAATCATTAGATTTTCAGTAgacaaaagaaagggaaaagatcAACAGAAAGACACCCATATACAGGCTGAATCTAAGCCTAAACAAATGAATTAAATCAATAAATAAAAGTAGTTGAGCATCATCTTGATGTGTTTGTTTGGTTGTCCATATGATTGAATCAGATAGATCAAAAACATGATTAATCTATCAGTaagttgtgttggttgctactcggaaagcctagaggttccactgtacaaaaattttgtacaaaggtctgaaccttttcctagctaccatgtgttcttttaaattaaattttggatcgcctgcggaacttaacacgtttgatccaaaacttaatctatttgttcttttaggttttgacttggatctcctgcggaacttaacacgttcgacccaaatcaccttaagttattaattccattaaatattaatttccataatcggttcccagtactgacgtggcgaggcacacggccttcttggatatgggagcaaccaccaccgactagacaaaaccttttatagaaatctaatatttaatttcctaaaataactttaggttaaccgaaaagaacaatcaaatcacaaggaaaagaaaaacaaaagaacacaacatcgaaaaacatattcgaaattctagaatcgtaagcctcttgtatttggtattatttctaaaaataactagtatgatgcagaaacaaaaattactagttataccttttagaaagacctcttgatcttctaccgtattcctcttctaacctcggacgttgtgtgggcaacgatcttccgagatgagaaaccaccaagcaccttcttctcctcctagctaggttcggccaacacaaagaagcttcaccaaggacgaagaacaaaacaccaaccaagctccaagggatacaagctttctctccttcttcttcttcttctccaagtagtatccggccaccacaagagctccaagccaatagagaaggttcggccaccaccaagaggaagagaggaagagaggttggccagccacaacaccaaggaaaagagggagagaaataatagaggttgtttttcatgaagccttctctaccccctcttttataatccttggtcttggcaaataaggaaatttaattaaaaacttccttaattcttttgccatgaaaaggaaaaatttatttaattaaaacaattttccttttctcaatttacatgaccggccacaccaaaactacaaacaaggagagttttaattaattaaaacttcctaatttgtctccagaaatttataaaatttcttcaataatttaatcccttcatgattggtttataaaaaggaaatttaataaattaaaatctttcttttaaacatgtggataaaaagaaagttatctctaaaaattaaaatctcttttaatctacaaataaggaaagatatcaaatcttttctcaatcttttgtagaaactaataaaagagaattattaatttttaaactttcttttaaatcatgaacatggttaaaaaggaaagttttcttaaaatttaaaatcctcttttaatcaacaaataaggaaagatttcaaattttaaactctcttttaaacatgtagatgatttacaaataaggaaagtttttaccaaaaattaaaatcatccttttaatctacaaataaggaaagagcccatgctttggccggccacctacatgtctcatccacttggacttggccggccctagcttggccagccccattggatgggtaagaaggtgggtatgcggtgggtataaatctctatatactagaggctacgatagggaccgagaggaggaattggttttggtctcccgatgaaattaagcatcccgtgttcgccccgaacacacaacttaatttcatcaataataattcattccactaaagaactattattgaactaccgcaccaatcccaaattacattttgggctccttcttattatgagtgtgttagtctccctgtgtttaagataacaaatgtccactaattaagtaagttactgacaactcacttaattaatatctagctccaagagtagtaccactcaacttcatcgtcatgtcggactaagtccacctgcagggtttaacatgacaatccttttgagctcctcttggggacattctcaacctagtatctctagaacacagtttccttctataatcaacaacacacactataagtgatatcatttcccaacttatcgggcttattgattcatcgaactaaatctcacccattgacaaattaaagaaataaatatcaaatatatgtgcttgttattatattaggattaagagcacacacttccataataactgaggtctttgtttctttataaagtcagtataaaagaaacgacctctaatggtcctactcaatacactctaagtgtactagtgtaattatatagttaagataaactaatacctaattacactacgaccttcaaatggtttgttcctt is a window encoding:
- the LOC121979240 gene encoding GTP-binding nuclear protein Ran1A-like, with protein sequence MALPNQQTVDYPSFKLVLVGDGGTGKTTFVKRHLTGEFEKKYEPTIGVEVHPLDFFTNCGKIRFYCWDTAGQEKFGGLRDGYYIHGQCAILMFDVTARLTYKNVPTWHRDLCRVCENIPIVLCGNKVDVKSRQVKAKQVTFHRKKNLQYYEISAKSNYNFEKPFLYLARKLAGDPNLHFVESPALAPPEVHIDLISQQQHEAELAQAAAQPLPDDDDDVFD